A window of the Henckelia pumila isolate YLH828 chromosome 3, ASM3356847v2, whole genome shotgun sequence genome harbors these coding sequences:
- the LOC140889262 gene encoding CSC1-like protein At4g02900, with product MASVQDIAVSAAINLLSALAFLLAFAVLRLQPFNDRVYFPKWYKKGIRSSPKSSGPLVKKFVNLDFKTYLKFLDWMPAALRMPEPELIDHAGLDSAIYVRIYLLGLKIFVPIAVLSFAVLVPVNWTGKTLEDIADLTYSDIDKLSISNVPSGSLRFLAHIVMAYVFTFWTCYALYKEYSIISSKRLQFLASESRRPDQFTVLVRNIPPDPDESVSEHVEHFFCVNHPDHYLTHQVVYNARKLDKLVEKKKSLLNWLTYYKTRLERNPKKRPQTKTGFWGLWGKSVDCVDYYTEQIQRISEEEAVERERVMSDPKAIVPAAFVSFKSRWAAAVCAQTQQTSNPTVWLTEWAPEPRDVYWDNVAIPYVQLAVKKLLMAAALFGLTFFFMIPIAIVQSLASIDGIKKVLPFLKPLIEKDAIKSIIQGFLPGIALKIFLVLLPTILMIMSKMEGHTALSLLERTSAGKYHIFLLVNVFFGSIITGAAFDQLQKFLNQSPSEIPKTFGVAIPMKATFFITYIMVDGWAGVAAEVLRLVPLIMFHIKNTFLVKTEKDRELAMEPGSINIATSEPRIQLYFLLGLVYSVITPFILPFIIIFFAFSYIIFRHQIINVYVQKYESGAAFWPDVHRRVIIGLIISQLLLMGLLSTKNFAKSTPSMLVLSILTIWFHYFCKGRFESAFVKFPLQEAMVKDTLEKATEPNLNLKAFLQDAYVHPVFKGIEIDRPEAIDDEENNPLVSTTRNSRRSSKACSGGISPEVILEEVTSYLT from the exons ATGGCTAGTGTTCAAGACATTGCAGTATCAGCAGCCATCAATCTTCTCTCGGCATTGGCATTTCTTCTGGCCTTTGCCGTTTTACGCcttcaaccgttcaacgatagAGTATACTTCCCAAAATGGTACAAGAAGGGTATAAGATCGAGCCCCAAGTCCTCGGGTCCTCTGGTGAAAAAGTTTGTAAACTTAGACTTCAAAACATATCTTAAGTTTTTGGATTGGATGCCAGCCGCATTAAGGATGCCCGAACCTGAGCTGATCGATCATGCGGGGCTTGATTCTGCTATATATGTCAGGATTTATCTTCTTGG ATTGAAGATATTTGTCCCAATAGCTGTACTTTCTTTTGCTGTATTGGTGCCTGTGAATTGGACTGGGAAAACACTCGAGGATATCGCCGATTTAACATATAGTGATATTGACAAGCTTTCAATATCCAATGTGCCTTCAGGATCTTTGAG gTTTTTGGCACACATAGTTATGGCTTATGTATTCACATTTTGGACTTGCTACGCCCTGTACAAAGAATACAGTATCATATCCAGTAAGAGATTACAGTTCCTAGCATCTGAAAGTCGTCGTCCCGATCAATTCACT GTCCTTGTGAGAAATATTCCTCCAGATCCCGATGAATCAGTGAGCGAGCACGTGGAGCATTTCTTCTGCGTCAATCATCCGGATCATTATCTCACACATCAG GTAGTCTATAATGCAAGAAAACTGGATAAATTGGtggagaagaagaagagttTACTCAATTGGCTTACTTATTACAAAACACGACTCGAGAGAAATCCTAAGAAGAGGCCACAAACAAAG ACAGGTTTTTGGGGTCTTTGGGGAAAGTCAGTGGACTGTGTAGATTACTATACAGAACAAATTCAGAGGATAAGTGAAGAA GAAGCTGTTGAAAGGGAAAGGGTCATGAGTGACCCCAAGGCCATAGTTCCTGCAGCATTTGTCTCATTTAAATCTCGATGGGCTGCAGCTGTTTGTGCTCAAACTCAGCAAACGAGCAATCCAACGGTTTGGCTTACAGAATGGGCTCCTGAACCAAGAGATGTTTATTGGGATAATGTTGCAATACCATATGTTCAACTCGCCGTCAAAAAACTGCTGATGGCTGCTGCTTTGTTCGGTCTCACGTTCTTTTTCATGATTCCTATTGCCATTGTTCAATCCTTGGCTAGCATTGATGGCATTAAAAAAGTCCTCCCATTCTTGAAACCGTTGATTGAAAA GGACGCGATCAAGTCTATCATTCAAGGCTTTCTTCCAGGAATTGCATTGAAAATATTTCTGGTTCTTCTTCCAACAATACTAATGATAATGTCTAAAATGGAAGGCCATACGGCCCTTTCGTTGTTGGAGAGAACATCAGCTGGGAAGTACCATATATTTTTACTCGTCAACGTGTTCTTTGGAAGTATCATCACTGGTGCAGCGTTTGACCAGCTCCAAAAGTTCCTTAATCAGTCCCCATCAGA GATTCCAAAAACATTTGGGGTTGCCATTCCAATGAAAGCCACTTTCTTTATAACATATATCATGGTCGATGGTTGGGCTGGCGTAGCTGCGGAGGTTCTTAGATTGGTTCCTTTAATAATGTTCCACATCAAGAACACATTCTTGGTGAAAACCGAAAAAGACAGGGAACTGGCAATGGAACCTGGTTCTATAAATATTGCCACATCAGAACCTCGCATACAGCTATATTTCTTGTTGGGACTCGTATACTCAGTCATCACACCTTTTATTTTACCTTTCATCATCATATTCTTTGCCTTTTCTTACATCATATTTCGCCACCAG ATCATTAATGTTTATGTTCAGAAGTATGAAAGTGGTGCTGCGTTTTGGCCAGACGTGCACCGTCGTGTGATTATAGGACTGATAATATCACAACTCTTGCTAATGGGACTTCTGAGTACAAAGAATTTTGCTAAATCAACTCCAAGCATGCTAGTTCTGTCTATCTTGACCATCTGGTTTCACTACTTCTGCAAGGGACGGTTCGAGTCAGCATTCGTCAAGTTCCCACTTCAG GAAGCAATGGTGAAGGACACGTTAGAAAAGGCGACGGAGccgaacctcaacttgaaagcATTCTTGCAAGATGCTTACGTGCATCCGGTGTTCAAAGGTATCGAGATAGATAGACCGGAGGCTATTGACGATGAAGAGAATAATCCACTTGTTTCTACAACGAGAAACTCACGCAGGAGTAGTAAAGCTTGTTCTGGTGGCATCTCTCCTGAGGTTATACTAGAAGAAGTCACTTCTTATttgacatga
- the LOC140888802 gene encoding EID1-like F-box protein 3 has product MSASTSSSQKLQRTAGSGDDPSSDSGILNERVLVLVFQFLKWDIHVLCRTASVNRRLRALAKRLLWREVCLFRAPRMVSALTEGARNSRIVGGWQPLAKLLFFCGGCEPTAHFEVSHPRPGHFVRSTRFSKTSGQSFLTKKCRGDVLYVSDPCEHPTSEKDRDDVGIYRGVFREFMKSRTREFLIGRRADFDDRVRCTYCAARVWSMTAARLIPRKSAARRLGSNDDALEYFVCLNGHLHGTCWLAHLSSEEEEGADDDGGENKDDAASESEDEYEEDGV; this is encoded by the coding sequence atgagcGCGAGTACTTCTTCTTCACAGAAACTGCAAAGAACCGCGGGTTCCGGGGATGATCCCTCATCAGATTCTGGGATACTGAACGAGCGGGTACTTGTGCTGGTGTTCCAGTTCTTGAAATGGGACATCCACGTCCTCTGCCGGACCGCCTCCGTGAACCGGCGGCTCAGAGCGCTGGCGAAGCGGCTGCTGTGGCGGGAGGTTTGTCTGTTCAGGGCGCCGCGGATGGTTTCCGCGTTGACGGAAGGAGCTCGAAACAGCCGTATCGTCGGCGGGTGGCAGCCGCTGGCGAAGCTGCTCTTCTTCTGCGGTGGCTGCGAGCCGACGGCCCATTTCGAGGTGTCGCATCCCCGACCGGGTCACTTCGTGAGATCGACCCGGTTCTCGAAAACCTCCGGGCAGAGCTTCCTGACGAAGAAATGCCGGGGAGACGTTCTGTACGTGAGCGACCCGTGCGAGCACCCCACGTCGGAGAAGGATCGAGACGACGTCGGGATTTACAGGGGAGTGTTTCGCGAGTTCATGAAGTCGAGGACTCGGGAGTTTCTGATCGGAAGGCGGGCGGATTTCGACGACCGGGTGAGGTGTACTTACTGCGCGGCGCGCGTGTGGAGCATGACGGCGGCGAGGCTGATCCCGAGGAAGAGCGCCGCCCGGAGGCTGGGATCCAATGACGACGCTTTGGAGTATTTCGTTTGCTTGAATGGACACTTGCATGGGACCTGCTGGCTGGCTCACCTGTCGTCCGAAGAAGAGGAAGGAGCCGACGACGATGGCGGCGAGAATAAAGACGATGCTGCGAGTGaaagcgaggacgaatacgaagaAGACGGTGTATGA